The Ignavibacteriota bacterium genomic sequence AAATGGATGAAATCATAAATTTTATTAATTATCACAATAAATGAGGAATTTATGTTAAGTAAATCGGAATTTATATCCGCTAGAGAAAGAGCGTTAATCTATTTTACGAAAGCTGGAATTGTTCTTTCAGATTCTGAAAAAGAAAACATAGAAGTTGCCGATTTTGGCTTGGGTAAACTAAATGAAATTGGTCTTGAAATTCTAGTTTATGTAAATACTGAAAGATGTTGTGCAAAAGAGCTTGTACTTTTTCCTTATCAAATTTGCCCGGAGCATAAGCACCCGGATATAAACGGCAAAGAAGGAAAAGAAGAAACATTTAGATGCAGGTTTGGTAAAGTGTATCTTTATATCGATGGCGAACCTTCGAAAAATATTTCTTGTAAATTGCCTAAAGGACAAGAAAATAATTTTACCGTAAAAAAGGAAATTATCTTAAATCCCGGTGATCAGTATACTCTTAATCCTGGAATTCTTCATTGGTTTCAAGCAGGAGAAGAAGGTGCTATAATTTCAGAATTTTCAACTAAAAGCAGTGACGAGTTTGATTATTTCACTGATCCAAAAATTCGTAGAATTCCAGAAATAGAAGATGTAAATAAT encodes the following:
- a CDS encoding D-lyxose/D-mannose family sugar isomerase; translation: MLSKSEFISARERALIYFTKAGIVLSDSEKENIEVADFGLGKLNEIGLEILVYVNTERCCAKELVLFPYQICPEHKHPDINGKEGKEETFRCRFGKVYLYIDGEPSKNISCKLPKGQENNFTVKKEIILNPGDQYTLNPGILHWFQAGEEGAIISEFSTKSSDEFDYFTDPKIRRIPEIEDVNNF